A genomic window from Plasmodium reichenowi strain SY57 chromosome 6, whole genome shotgun sequence includes:
- a CDS encoding Pf77 protein, translating to MEDKKHCTLTFNDWCKKKEKEDDGLNTGYINKYNEIYFNKDGKHNIYENINERPIINLEGDQPVFSVPVYQDKYIRDKIVECVNYEIQDVVQPTFYSQETKHDVPTVELLYKEKKVNIPQEKIIEKPVEVDMPIGYTPVFSPTWDVREIPRVIPKYEGEQKIIQVEIPQIKYVDKFVEKEIIVDIKEKIIPRINEVEKEIDVVKYKWKEKYQDVPVCKYVPKIDVELDCPPPLIVPYPAVHFHNTSEVMNPHQKALDIPSEVLLKNSNIFGYDINMNGNHCNIYNDSNMHNNNNNNNNNIYNTSNNYNGMSNFHVDESVKKSLLDVARLTGVQKDNDAQYNEFMKNKNLERRKKKKNWPFCYFKKDTIKENDEMYNGQNYSNYQNNCCNNYKGEDENNYDIDPNTGYPKSMPKDFASFFKQDLNSVKKQLEKKTNTKSSYSSDFIEKSPVNPSIEYLGKVDKPPIDAGKLDSISFKLHAIEVHQFIPVPSLPKPRFLDLVPSQQYEQNDISSLQNVFGQVPEGWVDPQITGFIAPMMNDVLHGNIQPQSPLFNNLSTEGDDSSSKNRRTLGINAPSNIHNNNDSNVFSFDHDNYHNEGGEGSFDQAYYDEYTNEKYDNEENEYHTEYIENNNDEDTNGYIKSPNDLTYNTDSSINEGKQNEHIN from the coding sequence ATGGAAGACAAAAAACACTGCACATTAACATTTAATGACTGgtgtaaaaaaaaagaaaaagagGACGATGGTTTGAATACAGgttatattaataaatataacgaaatatattttaataaagatGGGAAAcacaatatatatgaaaatatcAATGAAAGGccaataataaatttagAAGGAGATCAACCCGTTTTTAGTGTACCTGTATACcaagataaatatattcgAGATAAAATAGTAGAATGTGTAAATTACGAAATTCAAGATGTTGTACAGCCTACCTTTTATTCTCAAGAAACTAAACATGATGTACCTACTGtagaattattatataaagaaaaaaaagtgaATATACCTCAAGagaaaataatagaaaaaCCTGTAGAAGTAGATATGCCTATAGGATATACACCTGTCTTTTCTCCGACTTGGGATGTTAGAGAGATTCCTCGTGTTATTCCAAAATATGAAGgagaacaaaaaattatacaagTAGAAATTCCTCAAATTAAATATGTTGATAAATTTGTTGAAAAGGAAATTATAGTtgatataaaagaaaaaattataccAAGAATTAATGAAgttgaaaaagaaattgatgtcgtaaaatataaatggaAAGAAAAATATCAGGATGTACCTGTATGTAAATATGTTCCCAAAATTGATGTAGAACTTGATTGTCCTCCACCTTTAATAGTTCCATATCCCGCTGTACATTTTCATAATACATCTGAAGTTATGAATCCTCATCAAAAAGCTCTAGATATTCCTTCTGAGGTGTTGTTAAAAAATAGTAATATTTTTGGTTATGACATTAATATGAATGGTAATcattgtaatatatataatgatagtaatatgcataataataataataataataataataatatatataatactagtaataattataatggTATGTCCAATTTTCATGTGGACGAATCTGTAAAGAAATCACTTTTAGATGTAGCAAGATTAACAGGTGTACAAAAAGATAATGATGCGCAATACAATGAATTTatgaaaaacaaaaatttagaaagaagaaaaaaaaaaaaaaattggcctttttgttattttaaGAAAGATACTATCaaagaaaatgatgaaatgTACAATGGTCAAAACTACTCaaattatcaaaataactgttgtaataattataaaggagaagatgaaaataattatgatatagATCCAAATACAGGATATCCTAAATCTATGCCTAAAGATTTCgcatcattttttaaacaaGATTTAAATAGTGTCAAGAAACAGCTGGAAAAAAAGACAAATACAAAATCTAGCTATTCTAGTGATTTTATAGAGAAAAGTCCAGTGAACCCATCTATAGAATATTTAGGTAAGGTTGATAAACCACCAATAGATGCAGGAAAATTGGATTCtatatcatttaaattGCATGCAATTGAAGTGCATCAATTTATACCTGTACCAAGTTTACCAAAACCAAGATTTCTTGATTTAGTACCATCTCaacaatatgaacaaaatgatatatcATCTTTACAAAATGTATTTGGGCAAGTACCAGAAGGATGGGTAGATCCACAAATTACTGGATTCATAGCACCCATGATGAATGATGTATTACATGGAAATATACAACCACAAAGTCCTTtgtttaataatttaagtACTGAAGGTGATGATTCCTCATCAAAAAATAGAAGAACTCTTGGTATAAATGCACCTTCAAACATAcacaataataatgatagtAATGTGTTTAGTTTCGATCATGATAATTATCACAATGAAGGGGGCGAAGGGTCCTTTGATCAAGCATATTATGACGAATatacaaatgaaaaatatgataatgaGGAAAATGAATATCATACAgaatatattgaaaataataatgatgagGATACAAATGGTTACATAAAATCTCCTAACGATCTTACATATAATACAGATTCGTCTATAAATGAAGGCAAGCAAAATGAacatattaattaa
- a CDS encoding hypothetical protein (conserved Plasmodium protein, unknown function), which produces MYINLNIKHSSHKNDKCLIYKALNVGYNIVALSINYNNLKNEKDNNNMCDITWKVINCRGYNNNHDKKNNLNNKNGERNYFIDQLDKNNKMNDNILNINNMIPENYILINRSNNFCIKNICDDFIFYENEKDISKKKKNDINELLYKYIPKENYDLSNNINSFILKRLNVKYQDVYKIEKEYNNLIKENNFDIIAFEIDNAEEINMIISKFDCDIIYFNMTKSFVSLRKSDIQGAIDKGIFFEISSFIKGNDDFQYVIYSLNLNNFFLTIPLNKLIISSGSSHINQIIDPLNFLRSFFNFNKLSYKKLIGCITTVPLACIQRASVRKSLNTAVFYKKKDSPAF; this is translated from the coding sequence atgtatattaatttaaatataaaacattcaagccataaaaatgataagtgtttaatatataaagcATTAAATGTAGGATATAATATAGTTGCTTTAagtataaattataataatttgaaGAATGAGaaggataataataatatgtgtGATATAACATGGAAAGTTATAAATTGTAGaggatataataataatcatgataaaaagaataatttaaataataaaaatggagagaggaattattttattgaccagttagataaaaataataaaatgaatgataatattttaaatataaataatatgatacctgaaaattatatattaataaatagatcaaataatttttgtataaaaaatatatgtgatgattttatattttatgaaaatgaaaaggatatatcaaaaaagaaaaaaaatgatataaatgaattattatataaatatataccaaaagaaaattatgatttgtctaataatataaatagttttattttaaaaagattaaatgtaaaatatcaagatgtttataaaatagaaaaagaatataataacttaattaaagaaaataatttcgATATAATAGCTTTTGAAATCGATAATGctgaagaaataaatatgattattaGTAAATTCGATTGTgacattatatattttaatatgaCTAAATCTTTTGTATCTCTTCGTAAATCTGATATTCAAGGGGCTATAGATAAaggaatattttttgaaatatcatcatttattaAAGGAAATGATGATTTTCaatatgttatttattctttaaatCTAAATAATTTCTTTCTAACTATACCTTTAAATAAACTTATTATAAGTTCAGGGAGTTCTCATATCAATCAAATTATCGACcctttaaattttttaagatCATTCTtcaattttaataaattatcatataaaaaattaattgGATGTATAACAACAGTACCTTTAGCTTGTATACAACGAGCATCAGTACGTAAGTCATTAAACACAGCagttttttataaaaaaaaggattCACCAGCATTTTAA
- a CDS encoding hypothetical protein (conserved Plasmodium protein, unknown function) codes for MKKYIKNNIIKNCYSSSKRIKNAYTNIRYCNPLRGRIFIHKFSSINKSNINNNSNNNSNSNICDVINNVSHDSNDLYLDKQKEFLSNFDNDELINKTKEQQSTVQIFNEKDIMNSKNELLLSNKTYNNFIEQYNDIKLKNKYIDKDKINRFSNNVTLHDEEKSLWEILKEKEDYSKMKKKIKTFHKDMDEKINREYEKIKKDEKYLDNQNNNMDKKYKKGNKNVITNNKKFQNMYDDTCVYSDKEEHKKNYNHYIKKNKNNNINLGNINEDIDTFLKNDKKYITDIKSYDEIYQEGLYVHKNSNENLKMENVDEHVLKKNDDKLNDHKDEIDINHLIQEDMKYQTDFSQINPYGKKNNKLASDILINDLNDPINNNRKCNVSMDWEKSLFIEERDDISAKVCIDKLSRGHYDDEKKVRCMDTQILDKEDNNIISSDNNIVEIKANDVIKKISGENLSTIIDGNIDNLIIQREIKKEKNVNGIINVLYNNLKNCDIINLSSALLRISKLIDSYQKESIIRNYMFLCIIKKIEENMNRFEISNLVQLFYAFVKIEYYPYFFNDIIFGINNKINELNTKQICSVFYTLSNIIIETNESRSLKLKMIDLIKRNTSSFICLNDIICLLTSLSKLKYKDVYVYYDLSKKIEDNIDNLNMKHISNILWAYSNVNYTSKLVKKVKKIIEKNIHEANYLDIVNIIYSLTKLNEYDEYLYNDIFYNAINIYIHNMNIKNLCIILWSYTYATNIEKHDLYINILTKINENMKHITTKDIVSILTCLSRIKYNYRYKDLFNHLKNKIIKCLYSFTPLQLTNVIYHSSFLDIYDHKFYYLLIQQAYQIKKLLYLENLTLILYALKNICYLNVHNFQVFQLIAYILHQIKNKYKLLPGEDCINIMLIIKDLQKYENRGYFSFAHIPKNHINNNNYYHQNNANNNMQDQNNMHPEKHNNKVNNIINIFDDNVDLKYVHLQNNREGQKEVGNVIDEEEEIYLPYVNDLLYEQIKIRLNNFWQLNIKDVNNLLIIMNNMHMYDDVIINMIMRQIIPILLKSTSMEFLIFLSNINPNKRLKYIMLTHLSRRPKLISVFKKKINSITSRILNNVEEKDQNCFLTNGILTFDESNTQTNNTNCNDRDNHLEIIKNEKISQDTYDNTSIYNYNHQNKNALYDIDIDKNKMKTYVDMNSCIALTYACFNIHYEDDNILKLYDLIEHMILEEKKGINSFMLINFIYILTLTNNKLELAKKLSQEYMNFRYETDLEQKYLDKSIQIENNDNTNNFISHNVCKTINPNISFNLLYNDEQDNLSFNYIEKGDEECCLILLKLLYVNIILNNYNYLYHILSEISKYSNSSYSYEFLTLSKQVCYHIYNFTDFICKNKDMTYLWIKVFDNVYICEDNIYIDLNYEKTTVNLINQEENQIINLQLNNKKICKNIDNNLNIAKFFYYILNFNIEDISNGGANHLITKKERKKVKIFHFDHIITDILNFLNIEYKGSYTHENIYNICCSFPYERHLIDLISYEDVLYPSNKPLLSSELRQKQLALKGWTVHSINFRDIYNSIKDKNIISYIFNICKKIKKNLNTLTSQEKKMEEKDFWENLKYANI; via the exons ATGaaaaagtatataaaaaataatattattaaaaattgtTATTCTTCAAgtaaaagaataaaaaatgcTTACACAAACATAAGATATTGTAACCCTTTGAGGGGtagaatatttatacataaatttagcagtataaataaatccaacataaataataatagtaataataatagtaatagtaatatatgtgatgttataaataatgtttCGCATGATAGtaatgatttatatttagataaacaaaaagaatttttaagcaattttgataatgatgaattaataaataaaacaaaagaaCAACAAAGTACTGTCCAAATATTTAACGAAAAAGATATTATGAATTCAAAGAACGAATTGTTGTTAAgtaataaaacatataataattttatagaacaatataatgatataaaattaaaaaataagtatatagataaagataaaataaatcGCTTTAGTAACAATGTTACTTTAcatgatgaagaaaaaagcTTATGGGAAATActtaaagaaaaagaagattattcaaaaatgaaaaagaaaattaaaacatttCATAAAGATATggatgaaaaaattaatagagaatatgaaaaaataaaaaaggatgaaaaatatttagataatcaaaacaataatatggataagaaatataagaaaggaaataaaaatgttattacaaataataagaaatttCAAAATATGTATGATGATACATGTGTCTATTCAGATAAGGAGGAAcataagaaaaattataatcattatattaaaaaaaataaaaataataatataaatttaggaaatataaatgaagatattgatacatttttaaaaaatgataaaaaatatatcacCGATATTAAATCGTATGATGAGATATATCAAGAAGGTTTATATGTGCATAAAAATTCAAACGAAAATTTAAAGATGGAAAATGTCGACGAACATgtgttaaaaaaaaatgatgataaattaaatgatCATAAAGACGAAATTGATATAAACCATTTAATTCAAGAAGATATGAAATATCAAACCGATTTTTCACAAATAAATCCATAtggtaaaaaaaataataagcTAGCTAGCgatattttaattaacGATTTAAATGACCccattaataataatagaaaatGTAATGTGTCTATGGATTGGGAAAAATCTCTTTTTATAGAAGAGAGGGATGATATATCAGCAAAGGTATGTATAGATAAATTATCAAGAGGTcattatgatgatgaaaaaaaagtgaGATGTATGGATACTCAAATATTAGATaaagaagataataatataatatcatcAGATAACAATATTGTAGAAATTAAAGCAAATgatgttataaaaaaaataagtgGAGAGAATTTAAGCACAATTATAGATGGTAATAttgataatttaattatacaaagagaaataaaaaaagaaaaaaatgtaaatggAATAATAAACgttttgtataataatttaaaaaattgtgatattataaatttgaGTAGTGCTTTATTAAGAATATCAAAATTAATTGATTCTTATCAAAAAGAAAGCATTATaagaaattatatgtttttatgtattattaaaaagattgaagaaaatatgaatagATTTGAAATCTCTAATTTAGTACAATTATTTTATGCTTTTGTTAAAATAGAATATTATCCATACTTTTTTAATGACATAATATTTGGtataaacaataaaataaatgaattaaaCACAAAACAAATATGTAGTGTGTTTTATACCTTAagtaatataattattgaAACTAATGAAAGTAGAAgtttaaaattaaaaatgattgatttaataaaaaggaatacTTCTAgttttatttgtttaaatGATATCATTTGTTTACTTACATCTTTAtcaaaattaaaatataaagatgtatatgtatattatgACCTCTCtaaaaaaattgaagataatattgataatttaaatatgaaacatataagtaatatattatggGCTTATAGTAATGTAAATTATACATCTAAATTAgtaaaaaaagtaaaaaaaattattgaaaaaaatatacatgaAGCTAATTATTTAGAtattgttaatattatttattcactaacaaaattaaatgaatatgatgaatatttatataatgatatattttataatgctattaatatatatatacataatatgaatataaaaaatttatgtattattttatggTCCTATACATATGCAACTAATATAGAAAAAcatgatttatatattaatatccTTACTAAAATAAATGAGAATATGAAACATATTACTACAAAAGATATTGTATCGATTTTAACTTGTCTAAGTcgaattaaatataattatagatataaagatttatttaatcatttaaaaaataaaattattaaatgtttatattcttttacTCCTTTACAATTAACAAATGTTATATATCACTCATCCTTTTTAGATATTTATGATCATaagttttattatttattaattcaaCAAGCatatcaaataaaaaaattattataccTAGAAAATCTTACTCTAATATTATATgctttaaaaaatatatgttatttaaATGTACACAATTTTCAGGTCTTCCAATTAATAGCTTATATACTAcatcaaataaaaaataagtaCAAATTATTACCTGGAGAGGattgtattaatattatgttaaTAATCAAGGATTTACAAAAGTATGAAAACAGGGGTTATTTCAGCTTTGCACACATACcaaaaaatcatataaataataataattattatcatcaaaataatgctaataataatatgcaggaccaaaataatatgcatccggaaaaacataataataaagtaaataatataataaatatatttgacGATAATGTAGATTTGaaatatgtacatttacaaaataatagaGAAGGACAAAAAGAAGTAGGAAATGTTATAGAcgaagaagaagaaatatatttaccatatgtaaatgatttattatatgaacaaataaaaattagattaaataatttctggcaattaaatataaaggatgttaataatttattaatcattatgaataatatgcATATGTATGATGatgttataataaatatgattatGAGACAAATTATCCccattttattaaaaagtaCTAGTATGgaatttttaatattcttAAGTAATATTAATCCAAATAAACgtttgaaatatattatgcTAACACACTTATCAAGAAGACCAAAACTTATAAgtgtttttaaaaagaaaattaacTCTATTACTAGTCgtatattaaataatgtagaagaaaaagatcaaaattgttttttaaCTAACGGAATTTTAACATTTGATGAATCCAATACACAAACAAACAATACTAATTGTAATGATAGAGATAACCATCttgaaattattaaaaatgaaaagataTCACAAGATACATATGATAATAcaagtatatataattataatcatcaaaataaaaatgctttatatgatatagatatagataaaaataaaatgaaaaccTATGTAGATATGAATAGTTGTATAGCATTAACATATGCATGCTTTAACATACATTATgaagatgataatatattaaaattatatgatcTTATAGAACATATGATActtgaagaaaaaaaaggtataaattcttttatgttaattaattttatttatatattaactttaacaaataataaattggAATTAGCTAAAAAATTATCACAagaatatatgaattttaGATATGAAACAGATTTAGAGCAAAAATATTTGGATAAATCAATTcaaatagaaaataatgataataccaataattttatatcaCATAATGTATGTAAAACTATTAATCCAAATATAAGTTTtaatcttttatataatgatgaacAGGATAATCTAtcatttaattatatagaaaaagGTGATGAAGAATGTTGTTTAATCTTATTAAagttattatatgtaaatattatattaaataattataattatttatatcatattttaagtgaaatatcaaaatattcaaataGTTCTTATTCATATGAATTTCTTACATTATCTAAACAAGTATgttatcatatatataattttacagattttatatgtaaaaataaagatatgaCATATCTATGGATAAAAGTATTTGATAATGTATACATTTGTGaggataatatatatatcgATTTAAACTATGAAAAAACAACTGTTAATTTGATAAACCAAGAAGAAAATCAAATAATTAATCTACAattgaataataaaaaaatatgcaaaaatattgataataatttaaatattgctaaatttttttattatatattaaattttaatatcGAAGATATTAGCAATGGAGGGGCCAACCATCTTATCACCAAAAAGGAGAGGAAGAAGGTGAAAATATTTCACTTTgatcatattattacaGATATATTGAATTTC CTAAATATTGAATATAAAGGATCCTATACGCACgaaaatatttacaacATTTGTTGTTCATTTCCATACGAGAGACATTTAATCGATTTAATATCATACGAG GATGTTTTATACCCGTCCAACAAGCCATTGTTATCCTCAGAGCTCAGGCAAAAACAGTTAGCTTTAAAAg GTTGGACTGTACACTCAATAAATTTTCGAGATATTTACAACAGCATAAAAgacaaaaatattataagctatatttttaacatatgcaaaaaaataaaaaaaaatttaaatacCTTAACAAGTcaggaaaaaaaaatggaagaAAAGGATTTTTGGGAAAATTTGAAATATGccaatatataa
- a CDS encoding signal recognition particle subunit SRP68, putative, translating into MNELASIENKSIDENMGAEQNDLNEKNGDCDKNLLNEHEDVNIVKVKKERDGNIKKKENEKISFDIFSYLNKVYQKHGLYNEEISRFLLYINRRRRKLRSKILFNVKKVGKYISKIYECDDIDELFLELLLLDVEACRCRYLEIKTDVNNLKKPYRATYSYMRRLKKSVQKMNFLIQTINNFVDKNTELQIKCYNSFIQATYLVEKKKYEECLTKTDEFLKFIKLIKRISLNTLAQTNQKKDNENVNDDTCDKQVMKDKRASLVYEPDAITLQNELYCSKGNNDLINSEKSIDETFYYFLSVINSYERTCSYNMKKHRLSYINEKLQEDDFKYNYSNSIIQNNNSNNNNNNNNNNNNNNNNNNINEKYCNNISTSDKNYYNLNIQYVNNNIIINLHNVEYKWVQHNNNNNILKIQNILKNVKKCIEDEHIYTMNIEYDENNVKDLSNNIQIVLDLLKKYDSENIMSIYGNLYCNYYDCLQIIHEELITCVNNNNNNNNNNNNNSFSNEDNKLKEKIWTMLENYFLVQKLYVDIERSILLLMKSLLDIYYTNKESEYFCFDKKKKVFSDIIDDMPVLHTGIRYADILKQNIEELKNLENKDIFINILQIIKNVKSFCLAFYYALNKKHAEAHVLFDVIKTRNYVYIKKEHMNNIKCPTLLRISILFNRLQDVISLINEKYYFRHLSIYALQVKNKSIQQKQLFYLDNSMFSPKMKQISLNPLHIDMTQMYRTSYLLGHDQQRGERGSLIRGLLRSFWK; encoded by the coding sequence ATGAATGAGTTGGCTAGTATAGAAAACAAATCAATTGATGAGAATATGGGAGCTGAACAGAACGATTtgaatgaaaaaaatggaGATTGTGATAAGAATTTATTGAATGAACACGAAGATGTAAACATTGTGAAGgtaaaaaaagaaagggatggaaatataaaaaagaaagaaaatgaaaaaataagttttgatatattttcttatttaaataaagtATATCAAAAACATGGGTTATATAATGAAGAGATATCTCGATTTTTACtttatattaatagaagaagaagaaaattaagaagcaaaatattatttaacGTAAAAAAAGTAGGGAAGTATATATCTAAAATATACGAATGTGATGATATAGATGAATTATTCttagaattattattattagatgTAGAAGCATGTAGATGTAGATATCTTGAAATAAAAACAGATGTGAATAATCTAAAAAAACCTTACAGAGCTACATATTCTTATATGAGACGTTTAAAAAAATCTGTTCAAAAAATGAACTTTCTTATACaaacaataaataattttgtaGATAAAAATACAGAATTACAAATCAAATGTTACAATTCATTTATTCAAGCAACTTATCTTGtggaaaaaaagaaatatgaAGAATGCTTAACAAAAACTGatgaatttttaaaatttattaagCTCATAAAAAGGATATCTCTAAATACTCTCGCACAAACTAATCAAAAGAAAGACAATGAAAATGTTAATGACGATACATGTGATAAGCAAGTTATGAAGGATAAGCGTGCTTCGCTTGTATATGAGCCTGATGCTATAACTTTacaaaatgaattataCTGTTCTAAAGGAAATAATGACTTGATAAATTCTGAAAAATCAATCGATGAGACATTCTATTATTTCTTATCAGTCATTAATTCGTATGAGCGTACGTGTTCGtataatatgaagaaaCATAGATTaagttatataaatgaaaaattacAAGAGGATgattttaaatataattatagtaatagtataatacaaaacaataatagtaataataacaataataataataataataataacaataataataataataacaatataaatgaaaaatattgtaataatatatctacaAGTGacaaaaattattacaatctaaatatacaatatgtaaataataatatcattattaatttaCATAATGTAGAATACAAATGGGTTCAAcataacaataataataatatactaaagatacaaaatattttaaaaaatgttaaaaaGTGTATAGAAgatgaacatatatatacaatgAATATCgaatatgatgaaaataatgtaaaagATTTATCAAACAATATACAAATAGTTTTAGATCTCTTGAAAAAGTATGATTCggaaaatattatgagCATTTATGGAAACTTATattgtaattattatgacTGTTTACAAATTATACACGAAGAATTAATTACTTGTGTaaataacaacaacaacaataataataataataataataattcttttagTAATGAGGATAATAAACTCAAGGAAAAAATTTGGACCATGCtagaaaattattttctgGTACAAAAACTTTATGTAGATATTGAACGAAgcattttattattaatgaaGAGCTTGctagatatatattatacaaataaagaatcagaatatttttgttttgataagaagaaaaaagtTTTTTCAGATATAATCGATGATATGCCTGTTTTACATACAGGTATAAGGTACGCagatatattaaaacaaaatattgaagaattaaaaaatttagaaaataaagatatttttattaatatattacaaattattaaaaatgtaaaatcattttgtttagctttttattatgcattaaataaaaaacatgCTGAAGCACATGTATTATTTGatgttataaaaacaagaaattatgtatatattaaaaaagaacatatgaataatattaaatgtCCAACACTTTTAAGAAtatctattttatttaacaGATTACAAGATGTAATTTCACTAATcaatgaaaaatattattttagACATTTATCAATTTATGCTTTACAagttaaaaataaatctaTTCAACAAAAGCAATTATTCTATTTAGATAATTCTATGTTCTCTCCTAAAATGAAACAAATATCTTTAAACCCCTTACATATAGATATGACACAAATGTATCGTACATCTTACTTATTAGGCCATGACCAGCAACGAGGAGAAAGAGGTTCATTAATAAGGGGATTATTACGATCATTTtggaaataa